The Sulfurimonas hydrogeniphila genome includes a window with the following:
- a CDS encoding TerB family tellurite resistance protein, translated as MGNLFLFLLLGAVFYYIFKSYGRYTAEYSQEAFKNFSVSYESLKNSELGLFVALVAKVAKADGHVDALEAQLVGIMFDDISKVFPEPAKTKDILKQIFNEEKERRDNTEQIAHALAEALRRNKAQQEQFMGFLIQLAFADGEVTQSEEEVLTTIAEAFAFDPQKYHALFDQFEAMMKNIHPQATLDDAYKILGVSKNDDMSSIKKAYRKLVRQYHPDIIKSQGKSEEYIKEATAKTQEINQAYEMIKKARG; from the coding sequence ATGGGTAATTTATTTTTATTTCTGCTTTTAGGGGCAGTCTTTTATTATATATTTAAAAGTTACGGCAGATACACAGCCGAGTATTCGCAAGAAGCATTTAAAAATTTTTCTGTTTCGTATGAATCACTCAAAAACAGTGAGCTGGGACTTTTTGTCGCCCTTGTTGCCAAAGTTGCCAAGGCAGACGGTCATGTCGATGCCCTTGAAGCACAGCTTGTAGGTATCATGTTTGATGACATTTCCAAGGTCTTTCCGGAACCTGCAAAAACAAAAGATATTTTAAAACAAATCTTCAACGAAGAAAAAGAACGCCGTGACAATACAGAGCAGATTGCCCATGCTTTAGCAGAAGCACTCAGACGTAATAAAGCCCAACAAGAGCAGTTTATGGGATTTCTCATTCAACTCGCTTTTGCAGACGGTGAAGTAACCCAAAGTGAAGAAGAAGTACTCACCACAATTGCCGAGGCTTTTGCTTTTGATCCGCAAAAATATCACGCTCTGTTTGACCAGTTTGAAGCGATGATGAAAAACATCCATCCGCAGGCTACGCTGGATGATGCCTACAAAATTTTGGGTGTCAGCAAAAATGATGATATGAGCAGCATCAAAAAAGCCTACAGAAAGCTTGTGCGTCAGTATCATCCTGATATCATCAAGTCTCAGGGAAAAAGCGAAGAGTATATCAAAGAAGCAACCGCCAAAACGCAGGAGATAAATCAGGCCTATGAGATGATAAAAAAAGCCAGAGGATAG
- a CDS encoding DMT family transporter, with product MDIIAFMNRIKNLNKGVQYMLIASLAFAVMGAFAKLASQNMSSLEVVFFRNIAGVLLVGIAVLKKPMQHKGGKPLLLFFRGFMGFVALLAFFYNIAHIPLGDAMTYSKTSPIFTAIFAWLFLNEKLSYRGWIAVFTGFIGILFITQPSGIGFSKYDLLGIFSGVGAALAYTSVRELKAYYDTRAIVLSFMITGTLGPVILFVVSPYLNFPELDFMLAKFVMPHGIVWFYLFAMGIFATIAQLLMTKAYGETKAGIVGAVSYTNILFSILVGLFLGDAFPSLVTSFGIVLIVVAGIMVARDK from the coding sequence ATGGATATAATTGCATTTATGAATAGAATCAAAAATTTAAACAAAGGCGTACAGTATATGCTTATTGCCAGCCTGGCATTTGCTGTTATGGGTGCTTTTGCCAAACTTGCCAGTCAAAACATGAGTTCACTTGAAGTTGTTTTTTTTAGAAATATTGCAGGGGTACTGTTAGTCGGTATCGCAGTATTGAAAAAGCCTATGCAGCACAAGGGAGGAAAGCCTCTGTTGCTCTTTTTTCGGGGTTTCATGGGCTTTGTCGCTCTGCTGGCATTTTTTTACAATATCGCACATATTCCTCTGGGCGATGCAATGACCTACTCAAAAACATCTCCGATTTTTACGGCAATATTTGCCTGGCTTTTTTTAAATGAAAAACTCTCTTACAGGGGATGGATTGCCGTTTTTACAGGCTTTATCGGTATACTTTTTATTACACAGCCGAGCGGAATCGGATTTTCAAAATATGATCTGCTCGGAATTTTCAGCGGGGTGGGTGCAGCACTTGCCTATACCTCTGTACGGGAATTAAAAGCCTACTATGACACCCGTGCCATTGTGCTTTCTTTTATGATTACAGGAACACTCGGTCCGGTCATTTTGTTTGTTGTTTCTCCTTATCTGAACTTTCCTGAACTTGATTTTATGCTTGCAAAATTTGTAATGCCGCATGGTATTGTCTGGTTCTATCTCTTTGCGATGGGAATTTTTGCTACAATTGCACAATTGCTGATGACAAAAGCCTACGGAGAGACAAAAGCGGGAATTGTCGGTGCTGTAAGTTATACAAATATACTTTTTTCGATACTGGTCGGTCTGTTTTTGGGAGATGCTTTTCCGTCACTGGTAACGAGTTTTGGAATTGTACTGATAGTGGTTGCGGGTATTATGGTTGCACGCGATAAGTAG
- a CDS encoding phosphoribosyltransferase: MKQYYSYENFRNDTCKLRDNVKTFEPETIVAVARGGLVLAHCLAEGLDIRDVQSIRTELYDATCKREALSLFGICSLSDVKRVLVVDDIADSGETLAYVMQHLQKNFPEAAFKSSTLFYKKTSIYEPDFWINEADAWIEFFWEKDFSPAG, translated from the coding sequence TTGAAACAGTACTATTCTTATGAAAATTTCAGAAATGATACATGTAAACTTAGAGACAATGTGAAAACATTTGAACCTGAAACAATAGTTGCTGTTGCAAGAGGCGGGCTTGTTCTGGCGCATTGTCTGGCAGAAGGGCTTGATATCCGAGATGTGCAGAGTATAAGAACAGAGCTGTATGATGCTACATGTAAACGCGAAGCGCTGTCTCTTTTTGGAATATGCAGTTTGTCAGATGTGAAAAGAGTGCTTGTTGTGGATGATATAGCCGACAGCGGTGAAACACTTGCGTATGTCATGCAGCATTTGCAAAAAAACTTTCCTGAAGCGGCATTTAAATCTTCGACACTTTTTTATAAAAAAACATCAATATACGAACCGGATTTTTGGATAAATGAAGCAGATGCATGGATAGAATTTTTTTGGGAGAAAGATTTCAGCCCAGCGGGTTAA
- a CDS encoding c-type cytochrome, with the protein MKSLFILLCFLGTLLQASQNSALLFHGNCTTCHFETKSVSAPAMMEVRTRYLNAFPNKKDFVRQMAEWVQKPSETTSIMQDAIDKYELMPNLAFEKDVLQDIAAYIYETDFTRQHSPH; encoded by the coding sequence GTGAAATCTCTTTTTATACTGCTTTGCTTCCTTGGCACTCTTTTGCAGGCATCACAAAACAGTGCCCTGCTCTTTCACGGCAACTGCACAACCTGTCATTTTGAAACGAAATCTGTCTCGGCCCCGGCAATGATGGAAGTGCGTACAAGATATTTGAATGCATTTCCCAATAAAAAAGATTTTGTCAGACAGATGGCAGAGTGGGTACAAAAACCGAGCGAAACAACTTCAATCATGCAAGATGCCATTGACAAATACGAACTCATGCCCAATCTTGCCTTTGAAAAAGATGTTTTACAAGATATAGCTGCATATATTTACGAAACAGATTTTACCAGGCAACACAGTCCGCACTGA
- a CDS encoding LPP20 family lipoprotein, translating to MNKIMKNIIATTLIAAAITGCSSKKAEPKKQEVYTPTFTCKQEGVAAPRWTCIPEVPGYYAGVGVAGKSAAGIAHMRRVALMNGRSDLAQQIESKIKDKMEGFTRATGNGSAETVDKVTTAVTKQVAKVDLKGSKAIDMWTAPSGAIYMLVTVPESSVNQEVKKAYKKTVASSFQNDNALWQQFQSKQALENLDKEFPTE from the coding sequence ATGAATAAAATAATGAAAAATATAATTGCAACAACACTGATTGCAGCAGCGATTACAGGCTGTAGCAGCAAAAAAGCCGAACCAAAAAAACAAGAAGTCTACACACCCACCTTTACATGTAAACAAGAGGGAGTAGCCGCTCCCAGATGGACCTGTATACCGGAAGTACCCGGTTACTATGCAGGTGTGGGTGTTGCAGGGAAAAGTGCAGCAGGTATTGCCCATATGCGTCGTGTTGCCCTCATGAACGGCCGTTCTGATTTGGCACAACAGATTGAGAGCAAAATCAAAGACAAGATGGAAGGTTTTACGAGAGCCACAGGAAACGGTTCTGCCGAAACAGTGGACAAAGTCACAACGGCTGTCACAAAACAGGTGGCAAAAGTGGATTTAAAAGGCTCCAAAGCTATAGATATGTGGACGGCGCCATCCGGTGCAATTTATATGCTTGTAACTGTTCCCGAGTCAAGCGTTAACCAAGAGGTCAAAAAGGCCTACAAAAAAACTGTTGCTTCAAGTTTTCAAAATGACAATGCCCTTTGGCAGCAGTTTCAGTCAAAACAGGCACTGGAAAATTTAGACAAAGAATTTCCGACTGAATAA